A window from Montipora capricornis isolate CH-2021 chromosome 7, ASM3666992v2, whole genome shotgun sequence encodes these proteins:
- the LOC138057051 gene encoding adenosine receptor A2a-like — MSVIDSYPCTNISAPTELSIISGTFCSILAVAAVIGNVLVLVAIIIDPYRQLRSPFNFLVANLAAADLIVGCLVLPMSVEFYIREAMSERLVLLPRDAARRISFFISCTASLLSIAAITVDRFIAISFPMKYRLMLDSRRTVVTSCVLWIFSIGFPFLYFKVGYLKYHFVFANTAVVATFAVLCVTYAKVFRTFKHKVKHWDTTHNCPGQHKIKMRTLKWEKNVTKTFLVMLSLFIACFLPALVLNYVISFCGHCSCVFIHWARDINYILVMANSSMNPFVFAWRLKPFRKAFIKILTCRALMRKMRSMAVSTSSAGPMPSSRTTEDEAGTL, encoded by the coding sequence ATGTCTGTGATCGACTCGTATCCTTGCACAAACATCTCAGCCCCGACCGAGTTGAGCATCATCTCAGGCACATTTTGTTCAATTCTCGCAGTCGCAGCTGTGATTGGAAATGTCCTTGTTCTTGTCGCCATCATTATCGACCCATATCGTCAACTGCGATCGCCATTTAATTTCCTCGTGGCCAATCTGGCGGCAGCAGATTTGATAGTCGGTTGTTTGGTACTGCCCATGTCAGTGGAATTCTACATTCGAGAGGCAATGAGCGAACGACTCGTACTTCTTCCCAGAGATGCCGCTAGACGAATCAGTTTTTTCATATCTTGCACAGCATCGCTTCTGAGTATCGCTGCGATCACGGTTGATAGATTTATTGCCATTTCATTCCCTATGAAATACAGATTGATGCTGGATTCTCGACGAACTGTTGTCACCTCGTGTGTCCTTTGGATTTTCTCAATTGGTTTCCCGTTCCTTTACTTCAAAGTTGGGTATCTGAAATATCATTTCGTTTTCGCCAATACAGCGGTTGTGGCCACATTTGCAGTGCTCTGTGTTACTTACGCAAAAGTCTTCCGAACTTTTAAACATAAGGTGAAACATTGGGATACAACTCACAATTGCCCTGGGCAGCACAAGATCAAAATGAGAACGCTGAAATGGGAGAAAAATGTTACCAAAACATTTCTGGTAATGTTATCGCTTTTCATTGCCTGTTTTCTTCCTGCACTTGTTCTTAACTATGTTATTAGCTTCTGCGGACACTGCAGTTGTGTTTTTATTCACTGGGCAAGAGATATTAATTACATTCTGGTCATGGCAAATTCAAGTATGAACCCATTCGTTTTCGCGTGGAGACTGAAACCGTTCCGCAAAGCCTTCATTAAAATCCTGACTTGTAGAGCTTTGATGCGAAAAATGCGCTCTATGGCGGTATCAACATCGAGCGCTGGCCCCATGCCCTCTTCAAGAACCACCGAGGATGAAGCAGGCaccttgtaa
- the LOC138055882 gene encoding ATP-dependent DNA helicase RecQ-like: MPEELDVVFEAALQKALNFLSERGFNRELRQEQKSSVKQLFTGGDLIAVLPTGFGKSLIFQLLALVNDGHVVLVICPLKCIVNDQIKEASSMGISAGSLSDCLQTDVVSGKYRLLFASAEEALAKSFLEALKREGNSLHDNLAAIVVDESHTV; the protein is encoded by the coding sequence ATGCCGGAAGAGCTGGATGTTGTGTTCGAAGCTGCTTtacaaaaagcattaaattttcTCTCGGAACGGGGATTTAATCGCGAGCTTCGACAAGAGCAAAAGTCTTCtgtaaaacaactattcactggagGAGATTTAATTGCTGTTCTCCCCACAGGATTTGGAAAAAGCTTGATTTTTCAACTCTTAGCACTTGTAAACGACGGCCATGTTGTCCTTGTAATTTGTCCATTGAAATGTATTGTAAACGATCAAATCAAGGAGGCCTCTTCGATGGGGATTTCGGCTGGCTCGTTGTCTGACTGCCTCCAAACAGATGTCGTGAGCGGAAAATACCGTCTGCTTTTTGCTTCTGCCGAAGAAGCACTCGCCAAAAGTTTCCTCGAGGCCCTCAAAAGAGAAGGCAACTCGCTTCACGACAATCTCGCTGCTATTGTGGTGGATGAGTCACACACCGTTTAG